In Alteromonas mediterranea DE, a single genomic region encodes these proteins:
- a CDS encoding sigma-54-dependent transcriptional regulator, protein MSKTTILIVEDDAGLREALLDTLLLGNYNVVEADCAEQALMMLSMQAIDLVVSDIQMGEMSGLTLLKSIKAKYPNMPVLLMTAYATVNDAVQAMRDGATDYLSKPFAPEVLLNLVGRYAPAQKIESRTPIVADPSSLKLLELSRKVAKSEATVMVMGPSGSGKEVLSRYIHDQSPRSDAPFVAINCAAIPENMLEATLFGYEKGAFTGAIQACPGKFEQAQDGTLLLDEITEMDLALQAKLLRVLQEREVERLGGRKTVKLNVRVIATSNRDLKKAVEAGEFREDLYYRLNVFPIEWRPLSERPGDIVPLAEHLVQRHASSQGLGSIRLSAAARNKLSQYGWPGNVRELENVVQRALILCENNEIDASDLMIDEDISAPVEAVQEQADENRLGSELRYQEHQIILDTLVSCNGKRKDVAEKLGISPRTLRYKLARMREDGIEVPA, encoded by the coding sequence ATGTCTAAAACTACTATCTTAATTGTTGAAGATGACGCGGGGTTGCGCGAAGCACTCTTAGACACGCTTTTACTCGGCAACTACAACGTGGTTGAAGCCGACTGTGCTGAACAAGCGCTAATGATGTTATCAATGCAAGCGATAGACTTGGTTGTTAGCGATATCCAAATGGGTGAAATGAGCGGCCTTACGCTTCTTAAGAGTATTAAAGCAAAATATCCGAATATGCCAGTATTGTTAATGACCGCTTACGCCACTGTTAACGATGCGGTGCAAGCAATGCGCGACGGTGCGACTGATTATTTATCTAAGCCATTCGCACCAGAAGTGCTGCTAAACCTTGTAGGGCGCTACGCACCAGCACAAAAAATCGAATCTCGCACGCCAATCGTCGCAGACCCCTCTAGCTTGAAGCTGCTTGAACTCTCTCGAAAAGTCGCCAAGTCTGAAGCGACGGTAATGGTGATGGGGCCTAGCGGTTCAGGTAAAGAAGTGTTATCCCGCTATATACACGACCAGTCACCGCGCAGCGATGCGCCTTTTGTGGCCATTAATTGTGCTGCCATTCCAGAAAATATGTTGGAGGCGACGCTATTTGGTTATGAAAAAGGGGCGTTTACCGGCGCTATTCAGGCTTGCCCGGGTAAGTTTGAACAAGCCCAAGACGGTACGCTTTTACTCGATGAAATTACCGAGATGGATCTGGCGTTACAGGCGAAACTACTTCGCGTACTGCAAGAGCGTGAGGTGGAAAGGCTTGGCGGTCGCAAAACGGTTAAGCTAAACGTGCGCGTTATCGCTACAAGCAATAGAGATTTGAAAAAAGCGGTAGAGGCAGGTGAGTTCAGAGAAGACTTATATTACCGCTTAAATGTGTTTCCAATTGAATGGCGACCCTTAAGTGAGCGCCCCGGCGATATTGTTCCTCTTGCTGAACACCTTGTGCAGCGCCACGCCAGTTCACAAGGGTTAGGTTCAATAAGGCTGAGTGCTGCTGCCCGTAACAAGTTGTCGCAGTACGGCTGGCCGGGTAATGTGCGCGAATTAGAAAACGTGGTACAACGCGCGCTTATCCTTTGTGAAAATAACGAAATAGACGCCAGTGATCTCATGATTGACGAAGATATCTCAGCGCCCGTTGAAGCTGTACAAGAGCAGGCTGACGAAAACAGACTAGGCTCAGAGCTGCGTTACCAAGAGCATCAAATTATTCTCGATACACTGGTGTCGTGCAACGGCAAGCGTAAAGATGTCGCTGAAAAGCTGGGTATTAGCCCTCGTACGTTGCGTTATAAACTTGCTCGAATGCGTGAAGACGGCATCGAAGTACCTGCATAA
- the fliG gene encoding flagellar motor switch protein FliG, whose product MAEELANVEEPSYDVSKLEGVEKAAILLLSLSEEDAAQILKHLEPKQVQKLGSEMAKVDDMTQTKITSVHKHFIEEIQNYSTIGFQSQDFVKRALTAALGEDKAANLIDQILMGSGAKGLDSLKWMDSKQVASIIRNEHPQIQTIVMSYLEPEQSAEILAQFPEKVRLDLLMRIANLEEVQPAALQELNEIMEKQFAGQAGTQAAKMGGLKSAANIMNYLDTAIEGQLMDAIREQDEEMSQQIQDLMFVFDNLVDVDDKGIQAILREVQQDALLKAIKGADEELKDKIMRNMSKRAAEMLGDDLEALGPVRISEVETAQKEILSVARRLSDSGEIMLGGGGGEEFL is encoded by the coding sequence ATGGCTGAAGAACTTGCCAATGTTGAAGAACCGTCATACGACGTCAGTAAATTAGAAGGCGTAGAGAAAGCTGCCATATTACTACTAAGCTTATCTGAAGAAGACGCGGCGCAGATATTAAAGCACCTTGAACCGAAACAAGTGCAGAAGCTGGGTTCTGAAATGGCGAAAGTGGACGATATGACGCAAACCAAAATCACGTCAGTTCACAAACACTTCATTGAAGAGATTCAGAACTACAGCACTATTGGCTTCCAGAGCCAAGACTTTGTTAAGCGAGCGCTAACTGCGGCGTTAGGTGAAGATAAGGCGGCAAACCTTATCGATCAGATCCTAATGGGCAGTGGCGCAAAAGGTCTAGATTCACTGAAATGGATGGACTCTAAACAAGTTGCCAGCATTATTCGAAACGAACACCCGCAGATTCAAACCATTGTCATGTCGTATTTAGAGCCAGAGCAAAGTGCCGAAATCTTGGCGCAGTTCCCTGAAAAAGTTCGACTTGATTTGTTAATGCGTATTGCGAATTTAGAAGAAGTACAGCCTGCTGCGCTTCAAGAGCTAAACGAAATTATGGAGAAACAGTTTGCTGGTCAAGCGGGTACGCAAGCAGCCAAAATGGGCGGCCTGAAGTCTGCAGCGAACATCATGAACTATCTAGATACCGCAATAGAAGGTCAGCTGATGGACGCCATTCGCGAGCAAGACGAAGAAATGAGTCAGCAAATTCAAGATCTTATGTTCGTATTCGACAACTTAGTCGATGTGGACGACAAAGGTATTCAGGCAATATTGCGCGAAGTTCAGCAAGATGCGCTGCTTAAAGCCATTAAAGGGGCTGACGAAGAGCTTAAAGATAAAATTATGCGCAACATGTCAAAACGCGCTGCTGAAATGCTTGGCGATGATCTGGAAGCCCTTGGTCCTGTGCGAATCAGTGAAGTGGAGACCGCGCAAAAAGAAATTCTGTCCGTTGCTCGTCGACTTTCTGACTCAGGTGAAATCATGCTCGGTGGCGGTGGTGGTGAAGAGTTCCTGTAA
- the fliH gene encoding flagellar assembly protein FliH translates to MTGNKSFSEHEISEAKKWDLPFVDDATAPRKDEPTNALNKRSDWKYEPPEVEEEILPPTAEEIEAIRQAAYDEGYLEGKEKGFEEGKTEGLETGLSEGQEQGHAKGLEQGLDEGRQQMATQAEVWQMLADKLHDPLSQANDETRDQLVKLAVTLAKSVIKVEVSTNQQVILQALSEGIKALPINQTEYQIHMHPDDIALVNAHFGDEEMSKKGWNLVEAPAMERGGCDITTVHNAVDVSIERRCRDVIEKFLLNQGLSDD, encoded by the coding sequence ATGACCGGTAATAAAAGTTTCAGTGAACACGAAATAAGTGAAGCGAAGAAGTGGGATTTACCCTTCGTAGACGACGCGACCGCGCCTAGGAAAGATGAGCCAACTAACGCCTTAAATAAACGTTCTGATTGGAAGTACGAGCCTCCTGAAGTGGAAGAGGAAATACTTCCACCCACTGCCGAAGAAATTGAAGCTATACGACAGGCAGCCTATGACGAAGGGTATCTAGAAGGCAAGGAAAAAGGGTTTGAAGAGGGCAAAACAGAGGGGCTTGAAACAGGGCTTAGTGAAGGCCAAGAACAGGGCCATGCCAAAGGGCTTGAACAAGGCTTAGATGAAGGCCGTCAGCAAATGGCTACCCAGGCAGAAGTGTGGCAAATGCTTGCGGACAAACTTCACGATCCACTCTCACAAGCCAATGATGAAACTCGCGACCAACTGGTTAAACTTGCGGTTACGCTTGCAAAGTCAGTTATTAAGGTAGAGGTAAGCACTAACCAACAGGTTATTCTGCAAGCGCTAAGTGAAGGCATAAAAGCCCTTCCTATTAATCAAACCGAATACCAAATTCATATGCACCCTGACGATATTGCATTGGTTAATGCGCACTTTGGTGACGAAGAAATGTCCAAAAAAGGCTGGAATTTGGTGGAGGCTCCCGCCATGGAAAGGGGCGGGTGTGATATTACCACGGTGCACAATGCCGTTGATGTGTCGATTGAGCGCCGTTGCCGTGATGTTATTGAAAAATTTTTGCTAAACCAAGGGCTATCCGATGACTAG
- the fliF gene encoding flagellar basal-body MS-ring/collar protein FliF, which produces MAEATGTNLTVPDQNQAVDNEPENKSGFMDTLGSADMMRQMALVVVLVICVAIAIFILIWSQEPDYRPLAKMETQELIETLDYMDANQIEYKLEGNTVYVRSDEFQNIRLGMTRQGLTNSSDAGTDIIMQDMGFGVSQRVEMERLKHAREQQIAATIEDIASIQKARVLLATPKENVFARREKKASATVVLTAKRGAVIAGEEADAVVDIVASAVQNMEPSKVTVTDSNGRLLNSGSQDSMSARARKEYEIERQREQEYLEKIDAILIPVLGIGNYTAQADVAMDFTAIEQTQRSYNPDLPAVRSEMIVEENSVGGGVGGIPGALSNQPPLDSNIPENAVGGSQQTMPGRTAKESTRNYELDTTISHTKKQTGVIRRLSVSVAVDYTQVAGEDGAMTPTPRKQEEILNIRRLLQGGIGFDVTRGDSLEVVSVPFTRMDTGEIEDAPLWEQPGFLPILKLVIGGLVIIVLIIFVIRPMLRRLINPDETNEADEFDADEGLDLGDDTISMLTSDFDEGQVGFAPDGSLMLPDLHKDEDVLKAVRALVANEPELSAQVVKGWLMQDE; this is translated from the coding sequence ATGGCTGAAGCAACAGGTACAAACCTAACGGTTCCTGACCAAAATCAAGCGGTGGACAACGAGCCAGAGAATAAATCTGGCTTTATGGACACCCTAGGCAGCGCTGACATGATGCGTCAAATGGCGCTCGTCGTCGTCCTCGTTATTTGTGTGGCTATCGCTATTTTTATTCTGATTTGGTCACAAGAGCCTGATTATCGTCCACTCGCGAAAATGGAAACTCAAGAGCTTATAGAGACGCTTGATTACATGGATGCGAATCAAATTGAATATAAGCTTGAAGGCAATACGGTTTATGTGAGAAGCGATGAGTTCCAAAATATTCGGTTAGGTATGACCCGTCAGGGATTAACCAATAGTTCTGATGCGGGCACAGACATTATCATGCAGGACATGGGCTTTGGGGTAAGCCAGCGGGTAGAGATGGAGCGCCTTAAACATGCCCGAGAGCAGCAAATCGCCGCGACAATTGAAGATATTGCCAGTATCCAAAAAGCGCGGGTATTGCTCGCCACGCCCAAAGAAAACGTGTTTGCACGCAGAGAGAAAAAAGCGTCAGCCACTGTGGTGCTAACCGCAAAGCGTGGCGCAGTAATCGCCGGTGAAGAAGCTGATGCGGTTGTTGATATCGTGGCATCAGCGGTTCAAAACATGGAGCCGTCTAAGGTGACGGTGACCGACAGTAACGGCCGCTTGCTAAATTCCGGCTCACAAGACTCGATGAGCGCTCGTGCTAGAAAAGAATACGAAATTGAGCGCCAGCGCGAGCAAGAGTACTTAGAAAAAATTGATGCTATATTAATACCCGTACTGGGTATTGGGAACTACACGGCGCAAGCCGATGTTGCGATGGATTTCACTGCGATTGAACAAACCCAGCGTAGCTACAACCCAGACCTTCCGGCTGTTCGAAGCGAGATGATTGTAGAGGAAAACAGCGTAGGAGGCGGTGTTGGCGGTATTCCTGGCGCATTATCAAATCAACCTCCGCTGGATTCTAATATCCCAGAAAACGCCGTGGGCGGTAGTCAACAAACTATGCCTGGACGCACGGCAAAAGAGTCAACGCGCAACTACGAACTTGATACCACCATTAGCCATACTAAAAAGCAAACGGGCGTTATAAGAAGGCTTAGCGTCTCTGTAGCGGTTGACTATACTCAGGTAGCAGGCGAAGACGGGGCAATGACTCCTACACCGCGTAAACAAGAAGAAATCTTAAATATTCGAAGACTTCTACAAGGCGGTATTGGTTTTGACGTGACCCGAGGCGACTCGTTAGAAGTGGTAAGTGTACCCTTCACGCGAATGGATACCGGCGAGATTGAAGACGCACCACTGTGGGAGCAACCCGGTTTTCTGCCAATTCTTAAGTTAGTTATTGGTGGCTTGGTTATAATCGTGCTTATCATTTTTGTGATTCGACCTATGCTGCGCCGTCTTATCAACCCAGATGAGACTAATGAGGCCGATGAGTTTGATGCCGATGAAGGCTTAGACTTAGGCGATGACACAATTAGCATGTTAACGTCTGACTTTGACGAAGGACAGGTTGGCTTTGCGCCAGATGGCTCACTTATGCTGCCTGACTTGCACAAAGACGAAGATGTACTTAAAGCCGTACGCGCCCTAGTGGCCAATGAACCAGAATTATCAGCCCAAGTAGTGAAGGGCTGGTTAATGCAAGACGAGTAG
- the fliE gene encoding flagellar hook-basal body complex protein FliE, with protein MDVKANSLYQEMQNMIGQTRLQVNEPQQQSLNEINTSASDFSTMLKNAVDGVNNMQLESKDVQQRFEMGDPSLSLAQVMLTKEKSGIAFEATVQVRNKVLEAYKTIMNMPV; from the coding sequence ATGGACGTTAAAGCCAACAGTTTGTATCAAGAAATGCAAAATATGATCGGGCAAACTCGTCTTCAAGTTAATGAACCTCAACAGCAATCGCTTAATGAGATCAATACCTCTGCAAGTGACTTCTCGACCATGCTAAAAAATGCGGTTGATGGCGTGAATAATATGCAGCTAGAGTCAAAAGATGTGCAGCAACGTTTTGAGATGGGTGACCCTAGTCTAAGTTTGGCGCAGGTTATGTTAACTAAAGAAAAATCGGGCATTGCCTTTGAGGCAACTGTTCAGGTACGAAATAAAGTACTTGAAGCCTATAAAACAATAATGAACATGCCGGTGTAG